Proteins encoded together in one Planctopirus ephydatiae window:
- the recQ gene encoding DNA helicase RecQ yields the protein MVDATDLADREITRERLDQASSSQFAAQGSCLKEARSLLQRLWGYEDFRPLQEQVIQALLDGRESVVVLPTGGGKSLCYQVPALLKSGLAIVVSPLISLMFDQVSSLQEVGVAAAAIHSGLSNQERQLIAGQIRSGELRLLYLSPERLMTDRMLGFLEQVPLSMVAIDEAHCISDWGHDFRPEYRMLSGLKDRFPQLPIHAFTATATQEVRQDIARQLGLANPQFHVGSFDRPNLIYRVLPREDRDQQVISTIRRHPGESGVVYCLRRKDVDDVTMMLKQAGFRALPYHAGLPDEERHANQHAFLNDHVEIIVATVAFGMGIDKSDVRFVIHTGAPKSLEAYQQESGRAGRDGLDAECWLFYAQGDSALWRSLQANLPEEAQQTAQQVLAGMEGFCQSTKCRHRAIVEYFGQAGESGKCGACDICLGELTEVEDSLVVSQKILSCVVRVEQSFGADHVCKVLVGSRAKNILNRGHDKLSTFGLLKGVDLKVLRHWIEQLISQGFLERYGEYSLLRVTPAGRLVLKGVQSPRLLVANSTSFRQTGIAQVAWAGVDRELFEELRDLRRQLAAERGVPPFIIFGDAPLREMASVRPLSTTSFRQIRGIGDKKTSLYGEVFVAVISRYCHERNLAGDQFALRDQSQNSPPATVDQSPPIKREPGEIQKRAYELFSSGQELEAVAKVLERSRSTVAQYLEEYILDRGLQDGRPWVEKNEFSQIEVAFEPEDNRRLKPAFDRLNGQVSYEKLRVVRACLQNRGHWPM from the coding sequence ATGGTGGACGCTACTGATTTGGCGGATCGCGAAATCACCCGTGAAAGACTCGATCAAGCTTCGAGTTCTCAATTCGCCGCACAGGGTTCCTGCCTCAAGGAAGCTCGTTCGTTATTGCAACGACTTTGGGGATACGAGGATTTTCGGCCCCTGCAAGAACAGGTGATTCAAGCTCTGCTCGATGGGCGGGAAAGTGTCGTGGTGCTTCCCACGGGCGGCGGGAAATCGCTGTGCTACCAGGTTCCAGCACTATTAAAGTCAGGCTTGGCGATTGTCGTTTCGCCATTGATTTCGTTGATGTTTGATCAAGTGTCGTCACTTCAGGAAGTCGGTGTTGCGGCGGCGGCTATTCACAGCGGGTTGTCTAACCAGGAGCGACAGCTGATTGCCGGCCAGATCCGCTCGGGTGAACTTCGATTGCTTTACCTTTCTCCTGAGCGATTGATGACCGACCGGATGCTGGGCTTTCTGGAGCAAGTCCCGCTTTCCATGGTCGCCATTGATGAAGCTCACTGCATCAGTGACTGGGGACACGACTTTCGCCCGGAATATCGGATGCTTTCGGGCTTGAAAGATCGTTTTCCGCAACTCCCCATCCATGCATTTACGGCAACCGCCACACAGGAAGTTCGTCAGGATATCGCCCGGCAACTCGGCCTGGCCAATCCTCAATTCCATGTCGGATCATTTGATCGACCGAATTTGATCTACCGGGTTCTTCCCAGAGAAGATCGAGATCAGCAGGTGATTTCGACCATCCGGCGGCATCCTGGAGAATCGGGAGTGGTCTACTGTCTCCGCCGAAAAGATGTCGACGATGTGACGATGATGCTCAAACAGGCTGGCTTTCGAGCACTTCCATATCATGCCGGTCTGCCCGATGAAGAGCGGCATGCCAACCAGCATGCATTTCTCAATGATCATGTCGAGATCATTGTCGCGACAGTCGCCTTTGGTATGGGGATTGATAAGTCGGATGTCCGGTTTGTCATCCATACTGGCGCTCCGAAATCTTTAGAAGCTTACCAGCAGGAGAGTGGTCGGGCAGGTCGCGATGGACTCGATGCCGAGTGCTGGCTCTTTTATGCCCAGGGCGATTCTGCGTTATGGCGCAGCTTGCAGGCCAATCTTCCGGAGGAAGCTCAACAGACAGCACAGCAGGTTCTGGCGGGAATGGAAGGGTTCTGCCAATCGACAAAGTGTCGACATCGAGCGATTGTAGAATACTTTGGACAGGCCGGAGAATCGGGCAAATGTGGTGCCTGCGATATCTGTCTGGGCGAGTTGACGGAAGTTGAAGATTCGTTGGTCGTCTCGCAAAAAATTCTCTCTTGCGTGGTAAGGGTCGAACAGAGTTTCGGGGCCGATCATGTTTGTAAAGTGCTGGTAGGATCGCGTGCCAAAAACATCCTCAATCGTGGGCATGACAAGCTGAGCACATTTGGATTGTTGAAAGGCGTCGACTTGAAAGTTCTTCGCCATTGGATCGAACAACTCATCTCGCAAGGTTTTCTCGAGCGATATGGCGAATACAGCCTCCTGCGAGTCACGCCAGCAGGTCGGCTTGTTTTAAAGGGTGTCCAGAGCCCGCGATTACTCGTCGCGAATTCGACCTCGTTCAGGCAGACAGGTATTGCTCAAGTGGCATGGGCCGGCGTCGATCGCGAACTCTTCGAAGAGTTGCGTGATTTGCGAAGACAATTGGCAGCAGAGCGTGGAGTGCCACCATTTATCATTTTCGGAGATGCCCCATTGCGGGAGATGGCGTCCGTCCGTCCGTTGAGCACAACCAGTTTTCGACAGATTCGTGGGATTGGAGATAAGAAGACCAGCCTGTACGGCGAGGTCTTTGTCGCTGTGATTTCGCGGTATTGCCACGAACGCAATCTGGCTGGCGATCAGTTTGCACTGAGAGATCAAAGTCAAAACTCTCCACCGGCAACTGTCGATCAAAGCCCGCCGATCAAGCGAGAGCCCGGAGAGATCCAGAAGAGAGCGTATGAATTGTTCTCCAGCGGGCAGGAGCTTGAGGCTGTGGCAAAGGTTTTAGAGCGCAGCCGATCCACTGTCGCGCAATATCTGGAAGAATACATTCTGGATCGTGGCCTTCAGGATGGTCGCCCGTGGGTTGAGAAAAACGAGTTCTCTCAGATTGAGGTAGCTTTCGAGCCAGAGGATAACCGCCGACTGAAGCCAGCGTTTGACCGGCTGAATGGTCAGGTCAGCTACGAAAAATTGCGAGTCGTGCGCGCTTGCCTGCAGAATCGCGGACACTGGCCCATGTGA